The bacterium genome includes a region encoding these proteins:
- a CDS encoding glycosyltransferase family 2 protein, with protein MNASRSPVPDPNPQSAPLLSIITIFWNSRDDVPSFFGAVEKAREALDFEIEVLAIDNASEDGTADAIAKQFPWVHLIRNDENLGFAQACNQGLAAATGDYLLLLNPDCEANSKALAGMIEFLKKHPRVGAAGCTLLHGDGLPQNSYHREPSWWSYWGTHSLISPLVLRIRKALHVRRLRSRKARPIYVEWLMGACLMVPRPVAEEIGGLDPTYFMYGEDVDWCRRIRDAGYRIAHLPQWRIVHHHGTSSRHSPEFAFRRLYRSLLMYMHKHLHGVPAKALRYAVVLDMLMRLPIHMLGRESERLESVRRVLAMYRYNNPTLYPEDRPRPEAPGVRRWNRTHGRKS; from the coding sequence ATGAATGCTTCCCGCTCCCCAGTTCCCGACCCGAATCCGCAGTCTGCGCCGCTCCTGTCGATCATTACGATCTTCTGGAACAGCCGCGACGATGTGCCTTCGTTCTTCGGGGCCGTGGAGAAAGCACGCGAGGCGTTGGACTTTGAAATCGAGGTCCTGGCGATCGACAATGCCTCCGAGGATGGAACGGCCGACGCGATCGCGAAGCAGTTTCCGTGGGTGCACCTGATTCGCAACGACGAGAATCTCGGTTTCGCCCAGGCCTGCAACCAGGGCCTTGCCGCGGCCACGGGCGACTACCTTCTCTTGCTCAACCCGGACTGTGAAGCGAATTCGAAGGCCTTGGCAGGAATGATCGAATTCCTGAAGAAGCACCCGCGCGTCGGCGCAGCCGGTTGCACGCTGCTGCATGGAGATGGTCTGCCGCAGAACAGTTACCATCGCGAGCCCTCGTGGTGGTCGTACTGGGGAACGCATTCATTGATCAGCCCGCTGGTGCTGCGCATCCGCAAGGCACTGCATGTCCGCCGCCTGCGCAGCCGCAAGGCGCGACCAATCTATGTCGAGTGGTTGATGGGCGCGTGCCTGATGGTTCCGCGGCCTGTTGCAGAAGAAATTGGTGGCCTGGACCCAACATACTTCATGTACGGCGAAGATGTGGATTGGTGCCGGCGTATTCGTGATGCCGGTTACCGCATCGCCCACCTGCCACAATGGCGTATCGTGCATCACCACGGAACGTCGTCGCGACACAGCCCCGAGTTTGCCTTCCGACGGCTCTACCGCAGTCTGCTGATGTATATGCACAAGCACCTGCACGGCGTGCCGGCAAAGGCACTGCGGTACGCGGTGGTGCTGGACATGCTGATGCGACTGCCGATTCACATGCTCGGACGCGAGAGCGAACGACTCGAGTCCGTGCGCCGAGTGCTGGCGATGTATCGATACAACAACCCGACATTGTACCCCGAGGACCGCCCGCGGCCGGAAGCGCCAGGCGTTCGTCGATGGAATCGCACGCACGGCAGGAAGTCCTGA
- the lpxA gene encoding acyl-ACP--UDP-N-acetylglucosamine O-acyltransferase, producing the protein MAIHPSAIIDSSAVIHESVEIGPNVIVDANVEIGEGTEIMAGTVIGPNTKIGKRNRIHYHTVIGHEPQFVGFDRTLNTGVIIGDDNEIREFAQIHRAIHEGNNTIIGNHNFMMATAHVAHDCHVGNHVVLASFSALAGHVVVEDRVFLSGMVAVHQFCRIGKGAMAGGHAGISKDVPPFMTVKGGFGFLTGVNVIGLRRAGVSGQTRLAIRQAFRNIFRSGLSVPHALRAVCEEWEAKQEPMPEELKYLVDFCSAPSKRGLMSGRSREYGVENWTEDDGVE; encoded by the coding sequence ATGGCAATTCATCCCAGTGCAATCATCGACTCCTCGGCCGTCATCCATGAGAGCGTAGAAATCGGTCCCAATGTGATCGTCGACGCCAATGTGGAAATCGGCGAGGGTACGGAAATCATGGCCGGCACGGTGATCGGCCCCAATACCAAGATCGGCAAGCGCAACCGCATTCATTATCACACGGTGATCGGGCACGAGCCCCAGTTCGTCGGATTCGATCGCACCCTGAATACGGGTGTGATCATCGGCGACGATAACGAGATCCGCGAGTTCGCCCAGATTCACCGCGCGATCCACGAGGGCAACAATACGATCATCGGAAATCACAATTTCATGATGGCGACTGCCCATGTGGCCCACGACTGCCACGTGGGCAATCATGTCGTGCTGGCAAGTTTCTCGGCCCTGGCCGGGCACGTCGTCGTAGAGGATCGCGTTTTCCTGTCCGGCATGGTCGCCGTGCACCAGTTCTGTCGAATCGGCAAGGGTGCTATGGCCGGTGGCCATGCGGGCATCAGCAAGGATGTCCCGCCGTTCATGACGGTGAAGGGTGGCTTCGGATTCCTGACTGGGGTCAACGTAATCGGCCTCCGTCGCGCCGGCGTTTCGGGCCAGACTCGGTTGGCGATTCGCCAGGCCTTCCGGAATATCTTCCGCTCCGGCCTATCGGTTCCCCACGCGCTGCGAGCCGTGTGCGAGGAATGGGAAGCGAAGCAGGAGCCGATGCCCGAAGAGTTGAAGTATCTGGTGGACTTCTGCAGCGCTCCGTCGAAGCGCGGCCTGATGAGCGGCCGCAGTCGCGAGTACGGTGTGGAGAATTGGACGGAGGATGATGGTGTCGAATAA
- a CDS encoding M56 family metallopeptidase: protein MMLMGMEIALRSTVVLAIAIAVTMLMARGRANVRLFILRAGILAAFGTLIVSAFAPQISVPLLPADGTAPHFSRIALPSATRSEANTTRSSNSLRRTEKVSSSLSPTAALVGIWLFGVAIGLAWLGVGFRRIVGVIKNAHPAADELPARIRDILPPGLRILISEEMVTPFVTMISGSAIVLPRRLIDEATEEELLGVVAHESAHWRHRDPLWSLGMRVLQVLFWFHPLLWVAAALHRGLCEEACDAAAARDIGDRTGYARTLARLALLFASSPRFEPDTALFGSPEILRRLRRLENGKLESPVSGRHRAIGIAGVLVVVAAAGILTIGRVSGQEAPVNAQDETSKEEQLRRGLLGDPQVAKAHEELLAEIQPDGTSLIPNAADRILALLDQADSNPEGNARASAALVAMIEFGGRLDRPELFLPRVRRLLAAESEIVRAAAVAALPYAGGDGSDVQRLAQLVDDPSDLVRMRLAMATIQCGGDATVPPAETVILKLLSEDGLVAYASIAALSTRPISPGIEEALVQLSHDPMAVGEVAFLYQNAPEVSLPLTKRMLEVWRDESLAPQARPAAALALATHPAPAGLRPAVASVLVEAYDSDSMEDFRSNLIAGLGFQGTDEAREKLWEILRSDEDDRLRERAYYGLVDMGEDFDTVIAEFRRGMGSQRLSPRGN from the coding sequence ATGATGTTAATGGGAATGGAAATCGCCTTGAGAAGCACAGTTGTTCTGGCAATCGCAATCGCGGTCACAATGCTCATGGCCAGGGGGCGAGCGAACGTTCGCTTGTTCATCCTGCGCGCGGGAATCCTCGCGGCATTCGGCACTTTGATCGTCAGTGCCTTTGCCCCCCAAATCTCCGTCCCTCTCCTGCCGGCCGACGGAACAGCACCACATTTTTCCCGAATTGCATTGCCGAGCGCAACGAGGTCTGAAGCCAATACTACGCGGTCTTCGAATTCACTCAGGCGGACGGAGAAGGTATCGTCCAGCCTCTCCCCCACTGCCGCTCTTGTTGGAATATGGTTGTTCGGAGTCGCAATCGGCCTCGCCTGGCTCGGCGTGGGTTTCCGCCGAATCGTGGGAGTAATCAAGAACGCGCATCCTGCAGCAGATGAATTGCCAGCGCGCATTCGTGATATATTGCCTCCAGGATTGCGAATTCTGATCTCGGAGGAGATGGTCACGCCTTTTGTGACGATGATATCCGGCTCGGCGATCGTCCTGCCGCGGCGTTTGATCGATGAGGCAACGGAAGAGGAACTACTCGGAGTTGTCGCACACGAGTCGGCTCACTGGCGCCACCGCGATCCGCTTTGGAGTCTCGGCATGCGCGTACTGCAGGTGTTGTTTTGGTTCCATCCGCTGCTGTGGGTGGCAGCGGCGCTGCATCGCGGGCTGTGCGAAGAAGCCTGCGACGCGGCCGCGGCGCGGGACATCGGCGATCGAACTGGCTATGCGCGGACTCTAGCTCGGCTGGCCTTGCTCTTCGCATCATCCCCGAGGTTCGAGCCTGACACCGCCCTGTTCGGAAGTCCGGAGATCCTGCGCCGCTTGCGTAGATTGGAGAATGGAAAGCTCGAATCGCCCGTCAGCGGCCGCCACCGCGCGATCGGAATCGCCGGAGTGCTCGTCGTCGTCGCCGCGGCCGGAATCCTGACGATTGGACGTGTCAGCGGACAGGAGGCGCCCGTGAACGCTCAGGATGAGACCTCGAAGGAGGAACAGCTCCGTCGGGGATTGCTCGGTGATCCCCAAGTTGCCAAAGCCCACGAGGAACTGCTGGCAGAGATCCAACCAGATGGAACTTCGTTGATCCCGAACGCGGCAGACAGGATCCTGGCCCTGCTCGATCAGGCCGACTCGAATCCCGAAGGGAATGCCCGGGCCTCCGCCGCCCTTGTGGCGATGATCGAGTTCGGCGGCCGATTGGATAGGCCAGAGTTGTTCCTTCCACGCGTTCGGCGATTGCTTGCGGCCGAAAGCGAGATCGTGCGGGCGGCCGCTGTCGCCGCTCTTCCATACGCGGGCGGTGACGGGTCCGACGTTCAGCGGCTGGCTCAACTGGTTGATGATCCCTCCGATCTGGTACGTATGCGTCTTGCAATGGCCACGATACAGTGTGGTGGCGACGCAACAGTTCCCCCGGCGGAGACTGTGATTCTGAAGCTGTTGAGTGAGGACGGCCTGGTCGCGTACGCCTCCATTGCGGCGCTTTCTACTCGCCCCATCTCCCCGGGGATCGAGGAAGCCCTGGTGCAGCTTTCCCACGATCCCATGGCAGTCGGAGAGGTTGCGTTTCTCTATCAGAACGCGCCGGAAGTGAGCCTTCCGCTCACGAAGCGCATGCTGGAGGTCTGGCGCGACGAGTCGCTTGCACCGCAGGCCCGCCCGGCGGCGGCACTCGCGCTGGCGACGCATCCGGCCCCCGCGGGACTCCGCCCGGCCGTGGCGAGTGTCCTTGTTGAGGCGTACGACTCGGATTCAATGGAGGATTTCCGTTCCAATCTGATCGCCGGTCTCGGATTCCAGGGCACCGACGAGGCCCGCGAGAAGCTATGGGAGATCCTGCGCTCGGATGAGGATGATCGCCTGCGCGAGCGCGCCTACTATGGGTTGGTGGACATGGGGGAGGATTTCGATACGGTGATCGCTGAATTCCGTCGTGGGATGGGATCGCAGCGCCTTTCCCCCCGGGGGAACTGA
- a CDS encoding BlaI/MecI/CopY family transcriptional regulator yields the protein MIELRDNELEAMRVLWEESPLKPADVQKRFGWSIDNGTLRSALVNLVEKGHARREKRGKAYFYWAVTKRPRLLRELSRRMSQVFAEGSTAGLIMELLRTERLTPKQLEELQRIAGERQRKK from the coding sequence ATGATCGAACTCCGCGATAATGAACTGGAAGCGATGCGAGTCCTCTGGGAGGAGTCGCCACTCAAGCCGGCCGATGTGCAGAAGCGTTTCGGCTGGTCGATCGATAACGGCACTCTGCGGTCGGCCCTGGTCAATCTTGTGGAGAAGGGACACGCCCGGCGCGAGAAGCGTGGGAAGGCCTATTTCTATTGGGCTGTCACGAAACGCCCGCGCCTGCTGCGCGAGCTTTCCCGCCGCATGTCGCAGGTATTCGCAGAAGGCTCAACCGCGGGGTTGATCATGGAGCTACTGCGAACGGAGCGCCTGACGCCAAAGCAATTGGAAGAACTTCAACGCATCGCGGGCGAACGCCAGCGAAAGAAGTAG
- a CDS encoding prepilin-type N-terminal cleavage/methylation domain-containing protein yields the protein MRRRSAFTLIELLIVVAIIAILAAIAVPNFLEAQVRSKISRSLSDMRSFATALESYAVDANHYPPYGRVTSAGVVEYPASVNDMNDQTCFVGPPLTTPIAYMTSRLPDNFATQFTGPEENRLIEFLNLDQHVANFPSPGPAWASELIPAWGHWRLVCAGPDCDRGLDIKNNRVYDPSNGTVSDGDIVRCQHMTESAINPTAP from the coding sequence ATGCGCAGGAGGAGCGCGTTCACTCTGATCGAATTACTTATTGTTGTTGCCATTATTGCCATATTGGCAGCCATCGCCGTACCGAACTTCCTTGAGGCACAAGTCCGCTCGAAAATCAGCCGGTCGCTCAGCGACATGAGGTCCTTTGCCACGGCGCTGGAATCCTATGCCGTCGATGCGAACCACTATCCGCCGTACGGTCGTGTCACCTCCGCTGGCGTCGTCGAGTACCCGGCGTCCGTGAACGACATGAACGACCAGACCTGCTTCGTCGGGCCGCCCCTGACGACCCCGATCGCGTACATGACGTCGCGTCTGCCGGATAACTTCGCGACGCAGTTCACCGGCCCGGAAGAGAATCGCTTGATCGAGTTCCTGAACCTCGACCAGCACGTGGCCAACTTCCCGAGCCCCGGCCCCGCATGGGCGTCCGAGCTGATCCCCGCCTGGGGACACTGGCGTCTGGTGTGCGCAGGTCCGGACTGCGATCGCGGCCTCGACATCAAGAATAACCGCGTCTACGATCCGTCGAACGGTACGGTCAGCGATGGCGACATCGTGCGTTGCCAGCACATGACCGAGAGCGCCATCAATCCGACGGCTCCATGA
- a CDS encoding class I SAM-dependent methyltransferase, with protein MSNDFFDELARRWDDEVPPPEAFPFFEPWIASLQIAPDASVLDIGCGTGRYTALLADRAPRGSVVGLDSSEGMLRVARERLDGRANVRFVHEALHETTLASDVFDHVFIISTFPHLRPWTKALVQCHRMGKPEAVLDLVHFSSREELNALHGSSDEVAEDMLPPVEEAAKLIASCGFAIQIAEEDHHHYRVRAVVQNPIHAERTRL; from the coding sequence ATGAGTAACGATTTCTTCGACGAACTGGCCAGGCGGTGGGACGACGAAGTCCCGCCGCCGGAGGCCTTTCCGTTCTTCGAGCCCTGGATCGCCAGCCTGCAGATCGCGCCGGACGCGTCCGTGCTCGACATCGGCTGCGGAACCGGGCGCTATACGGCACTACTGGCTGATCGCGCTCCGCGGGGGAGTGTCGTCGGGCTCGATTCGTCGGAGGGTATGCTGCGGGTCGCCCGTGAAAGACTGGACGGTCGTGCGAACGTTCGCTTCGTTCATGAGGCGTTGCACGAAACAACCCTTGCATCCGATGTGTTCGATCACGTTTTCATCATCAGCACGTTTCCGCACCTTCGTCCCTGGACGAAGGCGTTGGTACAATGCCACCGGATGGGGAAGCCGGAGGCCGTGCTCGATCTGGTTCACTTCTCGAGCCGCGAAGAACTGAATGCGCTCCACGGCTCCTCGGATGAAGTGGCGGAAGACATGCTGCCGCCCGTCGAGGAGGCGGCCAAACTCATCGCCTCCTGCGGGTTTGCAATCCAGATCGCGGAGGAAGACCACCACCACTATCGCGTTCGTGCGGTTGTTCAGAACCCGATTCACGCCGAACGCACGCGCCTCTGA
- a CDS encoding UvrB/UvrC motif-containing protein, whose protein sequence is MMQSILNFFRWLFTKTIPAGRLLGIPLRVHLALVIVLPFFAMPYFQEGLPIWQGAILALIFIGVLYGSVLAHEFGHAWGNRLVGGHTEVIILTPIGGMAVGTGSSLSPRTELLVVALGPAVSIVLAVIGQLLLLGVGGLLTGRGFGLFAVYWFVLMLARLNTMLALFNLLFPLFPMDSAKLIRAALSLKYNPGRVTYRVSQVGVVLGIVLLMALLTHIELPLIGPANIWLAIIGLLGIQACLMEQQRIRYGPVYGQEDSWGDRTVFYDNEIMDRAKRRAREDMGGLIPGGKSSKKKRPPRPKGPAKVIEIGPRPEPEDVTDTAQLREMLREAVAHEDFRRAAAIKKRIEELKSQSG, encoded by the coding sequence ATGATGCAGAGCATCCTCAACTTCTTCCGCTGGCTGTTCACAAAGACGATCCCCGCCGGTCGCCTGCTGGGCATTCCGTTGCGAGTGCACCTGGCGCTGGTGATCGTGCTCCCTTTCTTTGCGATGCCCTACTTCCAGGAAGGCCTTCCGATTTGGCAGGGAGCAATCCTGGCACTGATCTTCATTGGCGTGCTCTATGGTTCAGTGCTGGCGCATGAGTTCGGTCACGCGTGGGGCAATCGATTGGTTGGCGGTCACACTGAAGTCATTATCCTGACACCGATTGGCGGCATGGCAGTCGGAACAGGTTCGAGCCTCTCACCACGAACGGAGTTGCTGGTCGTTGCGCTCGGTCCTGCGGTTAGTATCGTCCTGGCCGTCATCGGTCAGTTGCTGCTTCTGGGTGTGGGAGGCCTGCTGACAGGGCGCGGCTTTGGATTGTTCGCCGTGTACTGGTTCGTGCTGATGCTTGCGCGGTTGAACACGATGCTGGCTCTCTTCAATCTGCTCTTTCCGTTGTTTCCGATGGATAGCGCCAAGCTGATCCGCGCGGCGCTTTCGCTGAAGTACAATCCCGGGCGCGTGACGTATCGCGTGTCGCAGGTGGGCGTCGTGCTGGGCATTGTTCTTCTGATGGCGCTCCTCACGCACATCGAACTACCATTGATCGGGCCGGCCAACATCTGGCTGGCGATCATCGGTTTGCTCGGCATCCAGGCGTGCCTGATGGAGCAACAGCGAATCCGTTACGGACCCGTGTATGGTCAGGAAGATTCCTGGGGTGATCGAACGGTCTTCTACGACAACGAGATCATGGATCGCGCAAAGCGCCGCGCGCGCGAAGACATGGGCGGACTGATTCCCGGCGGGAAGTCTTCCAAGAAGAAGCGCCCACCTCGCCCGAAGGGCCCCGCCAAAGTCATCGAAATCGGCCCGCGCCCCGAACCCGAAGATGTCACGGACACCGCGCAATTGCGCGAGATGCTGCGCGAAGCGGTCGCCCACGAAGACTTCCGCCGCGCCGCCGCCATCAAGAAACGCATCGAAGAACTGAAATCGCAGTCGGGGTGA